A window of Diospyros lotus cultivar Yz01 chromosome 14, ASM1463336v1, whole genome shotgun sequence contains these coding sequences:
- the LOC127789987 gene encoding probable protein S-acyltransferase 4: protein MAPKKSKSKRVYQVWKGSNRFLCGGRLIFGPDAASLFLSTFLIACPAITFCVKIYCDIKHGKLKDVGLWYTVLAVGSILTILDITFLFLTSSRDPGILPRNSKPPEMDEAYDMTTPSMEWVNGRTPYMKLPRTKDVIVNGHVVKVKYCDTCLLYRPPRASHCSICNNCVQRFDHHCPWVGQCIGTRNYRFFYMFISTSTILCIYVFVFSWINIIQRAGNPWKAISGQIFSDILILYCFIAFWFVGGLTVFHFYLTCTNQTTYENFRYRYDKKENPYNKGMINNLRETFFSMIPPSLNNFRALVQEDESMVMETTTPNVAGSHDSSKEKIDIEIGTKLGEESALSLPEILRNLDYDDIDDNFKPKWGSGRIDSDPVVFPAEQGPTESIQICTVEDEARAVGNIDQGSCSCPTTESSIFENVAGVEENAEESDQTSTPVNQV, encoded by the exons ATGGCCccaaagaaatcaaaatcgaAGAGAGTCTATCAGGTGTGGAAGGGAAGCAAC AGATTTCTATGCGGGGGAAGATTGATATTTGGTCCAGATGCAGCTTCTCTATTTTTGTCAACCTTCCTGATTGCATGCCCTGCAATAACATTTTGTGTAAAAATCTATTGCGATATCAAGCATGGCAAACTTAAAGATGTTGGGCTTTGGTACACTGTGCTGGCTGTGGGTTCTATTCTCACTATTTTG GATATAACATTTCTGTTCTTGACATCCAGCAGAGATCCTGGGATATTGCCTAGAAACTCAAAGCCACCTGAAATGGATGAAGCATATGATATGACTACCCCTTCCATGGAGTGGGTCAATGGTAGAACCCCTTATATGAAACTACCCCGAACAAAGGATGTGATTGTCAATGGGCATGTAGTTAAAGTGAAGTACTGTGATACTTGCTTACTTTATCGTCCTCCTCGTGCTTCTCATTGCTCCATTTGCAACAACTGTGTTCAAAGATTCGACCATCACTGTCCATGGGTCGGCCAGTGCATCGGAACA CGTAATTATCGGTTTTTCTACATGTTCATATCAACTTCAACCATCTTGTgcatatatgtgtttgtgttttctTGGATCAACATCATTCAACGAGCAGGAAATCCCTGGAAGGCCATATCAGGGCAGATCTTTTCAGATATTCTCATATTATACTGCTTCATTGCCTTTTGGTTTGTGGGTGGCCTTACAGTTTTCCATTTCTATCTAACTTGCACAAACCAG ACAACTTACGAGAACTTCCGCTATCGATACGACAAGAAGGAGAACCCTTATAACAAGGGCATGATAAATAATCTTAGAGAAACCTTTTTCTCCATGATCCCACCTTCCCTAAATAATTTCCGAGCATTGGTGCAAGAAGATGAAAGCATGGTGATGGAGACCACTACCCCAAACGTTGCAGGAAGTCATGATAGCTCAAAGGAGAAGATTGATATTGAAATTGGAACTAAGCTTGGAGAAGAAAGTGCCTTGTCACTCCCTGAGATTTTACGTAACTTGGATTACGATGACATAGACGACAATTTCAAACCTAAGTGGGGAAGTGGAAGAATAGATTCTGACCCAGTTGTCTTTCCTGCTGAACAAGGACCAACAGAATCTATTCAAATCTGCACTGTTGAAGATGAAGCTCGTGCTGTTGGGAATATTGACCAAGGGAGTTGCTCATGTCCAACTACCGAGAGCtccatttttgaaaatgtggcTGGTGTAGAGGAGAATGCTGAAGAGTCTGATCAAACTTCAACACCAGTTAATCAAGTATAG